The Arachis ipaensis cultivar K30076 chromosome B07, Araip1.1, whole genome shotgun sequence genome includes a window with the following:
- the LOC107609288 gene encoding uncharacterized protein LOC107609288 — protein sequence MAKASEEADLWLHHNTTTPDLALTEFGFPSEFPYEFDSFGLEPLSSPPVESVAGSTETESSDEEDFFAGLTRRLSQATVHETRNQQLSSVPISNSDKAEREKTTRVLAGSPQSILSGIGSWSGRSAGSGDGSPEGGCSRVSSPFSAANDAWEVISAAAGQVARLKMHAGSSTATAAASKLDFQTRGVLGGLPHSTASFGNPNLSQIYNHAPQVPYQTVMQEHLFKQQCSSVLGRQGNNNKPISWSSQQLRGGVKCVRVLPQSSAWHNLHQVKNHQNQQHMARAGSGSRPVFQSGSGAGGIKRGCAGTGVFLPRQYGAPPPETRKKTSCAPVVVPAKVMHALNFNNNDLNVNAATTTSTQQQRFTRAFSDYDALLARRNALLIQQQRLAAALRREETATYEAALPQEWTY from the exons ACTCCTGACTTGGCTCTCACCGAGTTCGGCTTCCCTTCCGAGTTCCCCTATGAGTTCGACTCGTTCGGGTTGGAGCCACTCAGCTCACCGCCTGTGGAGTCCGTCGCCGGTTCCACTGAGACCGAGAGCAGCGACGAGGAGGACTTCTTTGCCGGGTTGACTCGCCGGCTCAGTCAAGCAACTGTTCACGAAACTCGGAACCAGCAACTCAGTAGTGTCCCCATCAGCAACAGTGACAAAGCTGAG AGAGAGAAGACGACTCGGGTCCTAGCCGGGTCACCCCAGTCGATACTGAGCGGAATCGGGAGCTGGTCCGGTCGAAGTGCGGGGTCCGGCGACGGAAGCCCTGAAGGCGGATGTTCCCGAGTTTCGTCGCCGTTTTCCGCCGCGAACGACGCCTGGGAGGTCATATCCGCCGCCGCAGGTCAAGTCGCGAGGCTGAAGATGCACGCCGGCAGCTCCACCGCTACAGCCGCAGCGTCGAAGCTCGATTTCCAAACCCGAGGAGTCCTCGGCGGCCTCCCTCACTCAACTGCCTCCTTCGGGAATCCAAATCTTTCTCAGATTTACAACCACGCGCCTCAG GTTCCGTACCAGACGGTTATGCAGGAGCACTTGTTCAAGCAGCAGTGTAGTTCTGTGTTGGGAAGGCAAGGGAATAATAACAAACCGATTAGCTGGTCGAGTCAGCAGTTACGTGGAGGCGTGAAATGCGTGCGCGTTTTGCCTCAATCTTCTGCATGGCACAATCTGCACCAAGTTAAGAACCACCAGAACCAGCAGCACATGGCGCGTGCTGGATCCGGATCAAGACCCGTTTTTCAATCCGGATCTGGTGCTGGTGGTATTAAAAGGGGTTGTGCTGGTACAGGTGTTTTCTTGCCACGCCAATACGGTGCCCCTCCTCCTGAGACACGCAAGAAAACAA GCTGTGCACCTGTCGTGGTCCCAGCAAAGGTTATGCATGCTCTGAACTTTAACAACAATGACCTCAATGTTAACGCTGCTACTACTACTTCCACCCAACAGCAACGATTCACAAGAGCTTTTTCAGACTATG ATGCGTTGCTGGCAAGGAGAAATGCTCTTCTGATACAGCAGCAGAGACTTGCTGCAGCTTTACGGCGAGAAGAGACAGCTACTTATGAAGCTGCTCTGCCCCAGGAATGGACGTATTGA